A section of the Nitrospirota bacterium genome encodes:
- a CDS encoding chemotaxis protein CheA, whose amino-acid sequence MSIDQAKETYREEASELLSELETALLDLEESPNDMDLIGRIFRAMHTIKGSGAMFGFDEIARFTHEVETVYDQVRNSKISVTKELIDLTLAARDQIRTMLEASCGGAPADVIKSGQIIASLKAMMPGASPVQKEEARVSIAEATENGSPMITYRICFKPSANIFRTGADPVALIEELRQFGEHKVVAHTTDIPSLDELDPEACYTSWDIILSTDRGRDAIKDVFIFVEDDAEIRIDVIDDGGQFDEEGGYKKLGEILIEKGDLTAEDLKKALGTQKRIGEMLVDSGVVGHAQIEAALIEQQHIKEMREKREKTEQTSSIRVASDKLDSLVNLVGELVTVQARLSQTASGKNEAELLAISEEVERLTWELRDQTMNIRMLPIGTTFSKFKRLVRDLSKDLGKEIELTTTGAETELDKTVIEKLNDPLVHLIRNCIDHGIELPADREKNGKPRAGNVHLSAMHSGAQVLIEIADDGKGLDAEAIRAKAIEKGLISPDAELTEKELYALILAPGFSTAKTVTNVSGRGVGMDVVKRAIDELRGTIDITSWQGQGSTITLKLPLTLAIIDGLLVRIGEGFYVITLSSVEECVELTQKDLEAAHGRHIANVRGKIVPYIRLREEFGIKGKRPDIEQIVITGTDSGRVGFVVDQVIGEHQTVLKSLGKFYKGIEGISGATILGDGTVALIIDVAKLFHKAEAEELL is encoded by the coding sequence ATGAGCATCGATCAGGCCAAAGAGACCTATCGCGAGGAGGCAAGCGAACTCCTCTCAGAGCTCGAGACCGCCCTGCTTGACCTGGAGGAGTCGCCCAATGACATGGACCTCATCGGCAGGATCTTCAGGGCCATGCATACCATCAAAGGGTCTGGCGCGATGTTCGGATTTGACGAAATAGCCAGGTTTACCCACGAGGTCGAGACGGTTTACGATCAGGTCAGAAACAGCAAGATCAGCGTGACCAAGGAGCTGATTGATCTTACCCTTGCTGCACGGGACCAGATCCGTACAATGCTTGAAGCCTCATGTGGAGGAGCTCCTGCTGATGTCATAAAATCAGGCCAGATTATTGCCTCACTCAAAGCAATGATGCCGGGTGCATCCCCGGTTCAGAAGGAGGAGGCCAGGGTCTCAATAGCGGAGGCAACAGAAAATGGCTCCCCAATGATCACCTATCGTATCTGCTTTAAACCGTCCGCAAATATCTTCAGGACAGGTGCTGATCCCGTAGCGCTCATTGAGGAACTGAGGCAGTTTGGCGAGCATAAGGTTGTGGCGCATACCACGGATATCCCCTCTCTGGACGAGCTTGATCCTGAAGCCTGTTACACCTCCTGGGATATCATCCTGAGCACTGACCGCGGGAGAGATGCGATCAAGGATGTCTTTATCTTTGTTGAGGATGACGCTGAGATCAGGATCGATGTGATTGACGACGGCGGCCAGTTCGATGAGGAGGGCGGGTACAAGAAGCTTGGCGAAATATTGATAGAAAAAGGTGACCTTACTGCCGAGGACCTGAAAAAGGCGCTTGGTACGCAGAAGCGCATCGGCGAGATGCTGGTGGATTCCGGTGTTGTGGGCCATGCCCAGATCGAAGCTGCGCTCATCGAACAGCAGCATATCAAGGAGATGCGCGAAAAGCGTGAAAAGACAGAGCAGACCTCGAGCATTCGTGTTGCCTCAGATAAGCTCGACAGTCTTGTAAACCTGGTGGGAGAACTGGTCACGGTCCAGGCACGATTGAGCCAAACCGCCTCGGGCAAGAATGAGGCTGAACTGCTTGCCATATCCGAAGAAGTGGAGCGGCTTACCTGGGAGCTTCGCGACCAGACCATGAACATCAGGATGCTGCCGATCGGCACGACCTTCAGTAAATTCAAGCGGCTGGTCAGGGACCTCTCAAAAGACCTTGGCAAGGAGATCGAGTTGACCACGACCGGCGCAGAGACCGAACTGGACAAGACGGTCATCGAAAAACTGAACGATCCGCTGGTGCATCTTATCAGAAATTGCATTGACCACGGCATAGAGCTGCCGGCTGATCGCGAAAAAAATGGCAAACCGCGGGCCGGCAATGTGCATCTGTCGGCAATGCATTCCGGTGCCCAGGTTCTGATCGAAATCGCCGATGACGGCAAAGGACTCGATGCAGAGGCAATCCGGGCCAAGGCAATTGAGAAGGGATTGATATCTCCGGATGCTGAACTGACCGAAAAAGAGCTTTATGCGCTGATCCTTGCCCCCGGCTTTTCGACAGCCAAGACCGTCACAAATGTCTCGGGAAGAGGAGTCGGCATGGATGTGGTGAAGCGTGCTATCGATGAACTGAGGGGAACGATAGATATTACCAGCTGGCAGGGTCAGGGCTCGACCATTACGCTTAAGCTGCCACTTACGCTTGCGATCATCGATGGACTGCTTGTGAGGATCGGCGAGGGGTTTTACGTTATCACCCTTTCATCTGTCGAAGAATGCGTTGAACTTACACAAAAAGATCTGGAAGCTGCACATGGCAGGCATATTGCCAATGTCCGCGGCAAGATCGTGCCGTATATACGGCTCAGAGAGGAGTTCGGCATTAAGGGCAAGAGGCCTGATATCGAGCAGATCGTGATAACCGGAACCGACTCCGGCAGGGTCGGGTTTGTGGTGGACCAGGTTATCGGTGAGCACCAGACTGTCCTTAAATCGCTAGGTAAATTCTATAAGGGCATAGAGGGGATATCCGGGGCAACGATCCTGGGTGACGGAACCGTGGCATTAATCATCGATGTTGCAAAGCTCTTTCACAAGGCTGAGGCGGAAGAGCTGTTATGA